One window from the genome of Ciconia boyciana chromosome 8, ASM3463844v1, whole genome shotgun sequence encodes:
- the PPP1R3C gene encoding protein phosphatase 1 regulatory subunit 3C produces MIQILDPTPLPSSIMPVDVAMRICLAHSPPLKSFLTPIEDCQRNNFVNRFKPLRPCLHVKRDSEAQKSDWNHSAARAKKRVVFADSKGLSLTAIHTFSEFQEQPGWDLQFDLLGLENITSGLKLHEEKNLILGFPQPSADYLDFRNRLQKNLVCLESCTLQEKVLSGTVKVKNVSFEKKVQFRITFDTWKTYTDVECIYMNNVYSDSENDTFSFTIDLPPAISSEEKIEFCISYQSGENTFWDNNEGQNYKILHAEWKPDGVQIPSAKKDCVDLQTPRRGQEREPDQLGSPRLSSGLFPQWQSLGRIENSSPYW; encoded by the coding sequence ATGATACAGATCTTGGACCCGACACCCTTGCCAAGCTCCATCATGCCTGTGGACGTGGCCATGAGAATTTGCTTAGCCCATTCTCCACCGCTGAAGAGTTTTCTCACCCCCATTGAGGACTGTCAAAGAAACAACTTTGTGAACAGATTCAAACCTCTCAGACCGTGTCTTCACGTGAAACGTGACTCTGAAGCTCAGAAGAGTGACTGGAACCACTCAGCAGCCCGAGCCAAGAAGAGAGTTGTGTTTGCGGACTCAAAGGGGCTGTCCCTGACAGCAATACATACCTTCTCCGAGTTCCAGGAGCAACCTGGGTGGGATCTTCAGTTTGACCTCTTAGGCCTTGAAAACATAACATCTGGCTTAAAGCTACATGAGGAGAAAAACTTGATTCTGGGTTTCCCTCAGCCCTCAGCTGactacctggacttcaggaaCCGCCTGCAGAAGAACTTGGTCTGCCTGGAGAGCTGCACCCTGCAAGAGAAGGTGCTGTCGGGCACtgtgaaagtaaaaaatgtGAGCTTCGAAAAAAAGGTTCAGTTTCGAATTACCTTTGATACATGGAAGACCTACACGGACGTTGAGTGTATATACATGAACAATGTTTACAGTGATTCTGAAAATGATACCTTCTCATTTACCATTGACTTGCCTCCTGCCATTTCCTCTGAAGAGAAGATAGAGTTTTGCATTTCTTACCAAAGTGGAGAAAATACCTTCTGGGACAATAATGAGGGTCAGAATTACAAGATTCTCCACGCAGAGTGGAAGCCTGATGGTGTTCAGATACCATCTGCCAAGAAAGACTGTGTAGATCTTCAGACTCCAAGGAGAGGACAAGAGAGAGAGCCTGATCAATTAGGCAGTCCAAGGCTGTCCAGTGGTCTCTTTCCCCAATGGCAGAGCTTGGGTCGGATTGAAAATTCATCACCATATTGGTGA